In the genome of Bryobacteraceae bacterium, one region contains:
- a CDS encoding PLP-dependent aminotransferase family protein, whose translation MENATGNFASGLGLSLNGQSAVPLYRQIQDHIRERIEAGVLRDGDRLPPTRDLAEALRLNRATVAAAYRALEEEGLLRGHVGRGSFVQSRQFAPTPASDPAWPTEAAISFSTARPSDALFPIADFRRSAHEVLAGDLAPILQLGSPIGYEPFRRHLLEALAASGQAQPADDLIVTSGCQQALDLLQRVLAPAGSTVFVEDPIYPGLRELFRRAGVRLAGIPVGAGGIDIGALDRALHREHPALIVVTPDFQNPTGITLPLEQRDQLLGLAAAHGVPLVENAAYSALRHEGEPVAALKRMDRAGLVIQVGSFSKLAFPGLRIGWIAAPRTIVERAAVAKQWADLHSDQLSQAILHRFLASGRMEAHRRKVIEAGRERLDATIAGLREFFPGGTSFARPEGGMNIWVELPAPADAEEILPKAIAGGVSFLPARYFAVGDFPRGALRLSFAGLAPGEIRRGLQVIGGIAAKAIHGGEASRLPLASAIV comes from the coding sequence GTGGAAAACGCGACCGGGAACTTCGCCTCCGGCCTAGGGCTGTCGCTGAACGGCCAGTCCGCCGTGCCGCTGTATCGCCAGATTCAGGATCACATCCGCGAGCGGATCGAGGCCGGCGTGCTGCGCGACGGCGACCGGCTTCCTCCGACGCGCGACCTGGCGGAAGCGCTGCGGCTCAATCGGGCCACGGTGGCCGCGGCCTATCGGGCGCTTGAAGAGGAGGGCCTGCTGCGGGGCCACGTGGGGCGCGGCAGCTTCGTCCAATCCCGCCAATTCGCCCCAACGCCGGCATCGGATCCGGCTTGGCCCACCGAAGCCGCGATCAGCTTTTCCACGGCGAGGCCGTCGGACGCACTGTTTCCGATCGCCGATTTCCGGCGTTCCGCCCACGAGGTACTCGCCGGAGACCTCGCGCCGATCCTCCAATTGGGTTCGCCCATCGGCTATGAACCGTTCCGCCGCCACTTGCTCGAAGCGTTGGCCGCGTCGGGCCAGGCGCAGCCGGCCGACGACCTGATCGTGACCAGCGGCTGCCAGCAGGCGCTCGATCTTCTCCAGCGCGTCCTGGCCCCGGCGGGAAGCACGGTCTTCGTCGAGGATCCCATCTACCCGGGTCTGCGGGAACTGTTCCGCCGCGCCGGAGTCCGGCTGGCGGGGATCCCGGTGGGGGCGGGCGGCATCGACATCGGCGCGCTCGATCGTGCGCTGCACCGCGAGCATCCGGCGCTGATCGTGGTCACGCCGGATTTCCAGAATCCCACCGGCATCACGCTGCCGCTCGAACAGCGGGATCAGCTACTCGGGCTGGCCGCGGCCCACGGCGTTCCGCTCGTTGAGAACGCCGCCTATAGCGCGCTGCGGCATGAAGGCGAGCCGGTGGCCGCCCTAAAACGGATGGACCGTGCCGGACTGGTGATTCAGGTGGGCAGTTTTTCGAAGCTCGCCTTCCCCGGGCTCCGGATCGGCTGGATCGCCGCTCCGCGGACGATCGTCGAGCGCGCAGCCGTGGCCAAGCAGTGGGCCGATCTTCATTCGGACCAGCTTTCGCAGGCGATCCTGCACCGCTTCCTCGCCTCCGGGCGGATGGAGGCGCACCGGCGCAAGGTGATCGAAGCCGGCCGCGAACGGCTGGACGCCACCATCGCCGGTCTCCGCGAGTTCTTTCCGGGTGGAACGTCGTTTGCCCGGCCCGAGGGCGGCATGAACATCTGGGTGGAACTGCCGGCGCCGGCTGACGCCGAAGAGATCCTGCCCAAGGCTATTGCCGGCGGCGTGAGTTTTCTTCCGGCGCGATATTTCGCCGTGGGCGATTTTCCGCGCGGCGCGCTCCGGCTGAGCTTTGCCGGACTCGCACCGGGCGAGATCCGGCGCGGACTTCAGGTGATCGGCGGCATCGCCGCCAAGGCGATCCACGGGGGTGAGGCATCGCGGCTCCCGCTGGCTTCCGCCATCGTTTGA
- the pdxS gene encoding pyridoxal 5'-phosphate synthase lyase subunit PdxS, giving the protein MILTDEKFRVKIGLAEMLKGGVIMDVTNAEQAQIAEKAGAAAVMALERVPADIRKEGGVARMAPIAKIREIMETVSIPVMAKARIGHFMEARVLEALEVDYIDESEVLTPADEEHHIDKRGFKVPFVCGARNLGEALRRIAEGAAMIRTKGEAGSGNIVEAVRHIRTIVKEMKQLTVLGEEELVREAKNHQAPLELIQYVAKNGKLPVPNFSAGGIATPADAALVMQLGAEAVFVGSGIFKSDDPEARAKAIVKAATFYKDPAKLLEASEELGIGMAGIDMATLTATDLLQTRGW; this is encoded by the coding sequence ATGATCCTTACCGACGAGAAATTTCGAGTGAAAATCGGCTTGGCCGAGATGCTCAAGGGCGGCGTCATCATGGACGTCACTAACGCCGAACAGGCGCAGATCGCCGAAAAGGCCGGCGCGGCGGCCGTGATGGCGCTCGAACGCGTCCCGGCCGATATCCGCAAGGAAGGCGGTGTGGCGCGAATGGCGCCGATCGCCAAGATCCGGGAAATCATGGAGACGGTCAGCATCCCGGTGATGGCCAAGGCGCGGATCGGACACTTCATGGAGGCGCGCGTCCTCGAGGCGCTCGAAGTCGACTATATCGATGAGAGCGAAGTGCTCACACCGGCCGACGAAGAGCACCATATCGACAAGCGCGGCTTCAAAGTCCCCTTCGTCTGCGGCGCGCGCAACCTGGGTGAGGCGCTCCGCCGCATCGCCGAGGGCGCGGCGATGATCCGCACGAAGGGCGAAGCCGGCTCGGGCAACATCGTCGAGGCCGTGCGTCACATCCGCACGATCGTGAAGGAAATGAAGCAGCTCACCGTGCTTGGGGAGGAAGAGCTGGTGCGCGAGGCGAAGAATCATCAGGCTCCGCTCGAGCTAATCCAGTACGTCGCCAAGAATGGCAAGCTGCCGGTTCCTAACTTTTCAGCCGGGGGCATCGCCACTCCGGCCGACGCCGCGCTGGTGATGCAGTTGGGCGCCGAGGCGGTGTTCGTGGGGTCGGGCATCTTCAAGTCGGACGATCCCGAGGCGCGGGCGAAGGCGATCGTCAAGGCAGCCACCTTCTACAAGGACCCGGCGAAACTTCTCGAAGCGAGCGAGGAACTCGGCATCGGGATGGCCGGCATCGACATGGCGACGCTCACCGCCACCGATCTGCTGCAGACCCGAGGCTGGTAG
- the pdxT gene encoding pyridoxal 5'-phosphate synthase glutaminase subunit PdxT, whose amino-acid sequence MNLGVLALQGDFEAHVRAFEEAGRDGGLEVREVRTAADLDGVDALVIPGGESTTMLKLIGMENLTEPLLEFGQRKPIFGTCAGAILLAKEVASPAQWSLGLMDIAVERNAYGRQVHSDVTRVDLLPGGPSIEAVFIRAPIIRRAGPGVRVLAVRDGNPILAAEGLHMAATFHPELTADRTVQRLFLEHARRSMQSGARAGAAQAGAKACGAA is encoded by the coding sequence ATGAACCTCGGTGTGCTCGCCCTGCAGGGCGATTTCGAAGCTCACGTGCGCGCGTTCGAGGAGGCTGGCCGTGACGGCGGCCTCGAGGTGCGCGAAGTCCGTACGGCGGCCGATCTAGATGGTGTGGACGCGCTGGTGATTCCGGGTGGCGAGAGCACGACGATGCTGAAGCTGATCGGGATGGAAAACCTGACGGAACCGCTCCTCGAGTTCGGCCAGCGAAAGCCGATTTTCGGCACATGCGCCGGCGCCATTCTGCTGGCGAAGGAAGTGGCGTCACCGGCGCAATGGTCGCTCGGGTTGATGGATATCGCGGTCGAGCGGAACGCTTACGGGAGGCAGGTGCACAGCGACGTCACTCGCGTTGACCTGCTGCCCGGCGGGCCTTCGATCGAGGCCGTCTTCATTCGGGCGCCGATCATCCGCCGGGCCGGACCCGGCGTTCGGGTGCTGGCGGTTCGCGACGGCAATCCCATTCTGGCGGCCGAGGGCCTGCACATGGCTGCTACGTTCCATCCCGAGCTGACGGCGGATCGAACCGTGCAGCGGCTCTTCCTCGAGCACGCCCGCCGCTCGATGCAATCCGGAGCCCGAGCTGGAGCCGCCCAAGCTGGAGCCAAGGCATGCGGCGCCGCGTAA
- a CDS encoding S41 family peptidase: MTKRLQFVVVSASTCLLVLLLLGTVLGRSNAADGDAYKHFAVFSDVVAKIKSDYVEEPNMHNVTLGALNGLLESIDPFASYLNAEQYKQYRDAMTQKKGDVGLVLSRRSGYIGIVDAIPGTPAAVLGLTTYDIIEAINGVSTRDMPLAYAQYLLRGDPGTNVELSVIQVRRGAEAQKKGLTRAKIEMPAVSGKIMNGDVGYVEVPVLDKGRSAQVKTKLAELEKQGAKRFVLDLRNDAEGDLNEGLVLADMFLDKGQMTYLEGQRSPKRAFEADAAVVSKLPVVVLTNRGTAGAAEIAASALADNKRAELVGERTYGMAAERKALTLDDGSAVILAVAKYYNGAGKAIQDTGVTPALVVAEADAPDTEDEEGAPGQAAPPPEPKPGEDVQLKKAIEVLTSGLEAAKKGSAAGAVSAAPPAGAPKGPLNIPRPDQR; the protein is encoded by the coding sequence ATGACCAAGCGTCTTCAGTTTGTCGTTGTAAGCGCATCCACCTGTCTGCTGGTGCTGCTTCTGCTGGGAACCGTACTCGGCCGCAGCAATGCCGCCGATGGCGACGCCTACAAGCATTTCGCCGTGTTCAGCGACGTAGTGGCCAAGATCAAGAGCGACTACGTGGAAGAGCCGAATATGCACAACGTGACGCTAGGCGCGCTCAACGGTCTGCTCGAATCCATCGATCCGTTCGCCAGCTATTTGAACGCCGAGCAGTACAAACAGTATCGCGACGCCATGACGCAGAAGAAGGGCGACGTGGGCCTGGTGCTCTCGCGGCGTTCCGGCTACATCGGCATCGTCGACGCGATTCCGGGGACGCCGGCGGCCGTTCTCGGGCTCACGACCTACGACATCATCGAAGCGATCAATGGAGTGAGCACGCGCGACATGCCGCTCGCCTATGCGCAGTACCTGCTGCGGGGCGATCCGGGCACCAACGTGGAGCTGAGCGTGATTCAGGTTCGGCGCGGCGCCGAGGCGCAGAAGAAAGGCCTGACGCGAGCCAAGATCGAAATGCCCGCGGTCTCCGGCAAGATCATGAACGGCGACGTCGGATACGTCGAAGTTCCGGTGCTCGACAAGGGCCGTTCGGCGCAGGTGAAGACCAAGCTCGCCGAACTCGAGAAGCAGGGGGCCAAGCGCTTCGTGCTCGACTTGAGGAATGACGCTGAAGGCGATCTGAACGAAGGGCTTGTCCTCGCCGATATGTTCCTCGACAAGGGTCAGATGACCTATCTCGAAGGGCAGCGTTCGCCGAAGCGGGCCTTCGAAGCCGATGCGGCCGTTGTAAGTAAACTGCCGGTGGTTGTACTGACGAATCGGGGCACCGCGGGCGCCGCCGAGATCGCCGCCTCGGCGCTTGCCGACAACAAGCGCGCGGAGTTGGTTGGCGAACGGACGTACGGCATGGCCGCCGAGCGCAAGGCGCTCACGCTCGACGACGGCAGCGCGGTGATCCTCGCGGTGGCGAAGTATTACAACGGGGCGGGGAAGGCGATTCAAGACACCGGCGTGACGCCGGCGCTGGTTGTCGCCGAAGCCGACGCGCCGGATACCGAAGACGAAGAGGGCGCACCCGGGCAGGCCGCGCCGCCGCCGGAGCCGAAGCCGGGCGAAGACGTCCAGCTCAAGAAGGCGATCGAGGTGCTGACGTCCGGACTGGAAG